A genomic window from Qipengyuania oceanensis includes:
- the purB gene encoding adenylosuccinate lyase has protein sequence MVPRYARPEMSALWEPEAKYRIWFEIEAHATEKLGELGVVPQSAAKALWDWWATDPKIDVEAIDAIEAVTKHDVIAFLTWVAEQVGDEARFMHQGMTSSDVLDTTLAVQLARATDLLLADMDDLLAAIERRAREHKYTPTIGRSHGIHAEPVTFGLKLAQAYAEFARNRERLVAARREIATCAISGAVGTFANVSPAVEAHVADKLGLEAEPVSTQVIPRDRHAMYFATLAVVAGSIERVAVEIRHLQRTEVLEAEEYFSPGQKGSSAMPHKRNPILTENLTGQARMIRAYALPALENVALWHERDISHSSVERFIGPDATITLDFALARLTGVIDKLLVYPERMQANMDRMGGLVHSQRVLLALTQNGVSREDAYRLVQRNAMKVWESDGQLSLLDLLKADPEVTAALTESQLEEKFDLEYHFKEVDTIFDRVFGK, from the coding sequence ATGGTCCCCCGCTACGCCCGCCCCGAAATGTCCGCTCTGTGGGAGCCGGAAGCCAAGTATCGAATCTGGTTCGAGATCGAGGCCCATGCGACCGAGAAACTGGGCGAACTGGGCGTCGTTCCGCAGAGTGCAGCGAAGGCGCTCTGGGACTGGTGGGCGACCGATCCCAAGATCGATGTCGAGGCGATCGACGCGATCGAGGCGGTGACCAAGCACGACGTGATCGCGTTCCTCACTTGGGTCGCCGAGCAGGTGGGCGACGAAGCGCGCTTCATGCACCAGGGCATGACCAGCTCCGACGTGCTCGATACCACGCTCGCCGTCCAGCTCGCCCGCGCGACCGACCTGTTGCTGGCCGACATGGATGATCTGCTCGCGGCGATCGAGCGTCGTGCCCGTGAACACAAGTACACTCCGACCATCGGGCGCAGCCACGGCATCCACGCCGAGCCGGTGACCTTCGGTCTCAAGCTCGCCCAGGCCTATGCCGAGTTCGCACGCAACCGCGAACGCCTGGTCGCGGCGCGCAGGGAAATCGCCACCTGCGCCATCAGCGGCGCGGTCGGCACTTTCGCCAATGTCTCGCCCGCGGTCGAAGCGCATGTCGCCGACAAGCTGGGGCTGGAAGCGGAGCCGGTCTCCACCCAGGTTATCCCGCGCGATCGCCACGCCATGTATTTCGCGACACTGGCCGTTGTCGCCGGATCGATCGAGCGGGTCGCGGTGGAAATCCGCCACCTGCAACGCACCGAAGTGCTCGAGGCGGAGGAATATTTCTCACCCGGCCAGAAGGGCTCGAGCGCGATGCCGCACAAGCGCAATCCGATCCTGACGGAGAACCTCACCGGCCAGGCGCGCATGATCCGCGCTTATGCGCTGCCCGCGCTCGAGAACGTGGCCCTGTGGCACGAACGGGACATCTCGCATTCCTCGGTCGAGCGCTTCATCGGCCCCGACGCGACCATCACGCTCGACTTCGCGCTCGCGCGCCTGACCGGCGTGATCGACAAGCTGCTCGTGTATCCCGAGCGGATGCAGGCCAACATGGACCGCATGGGCGGCCTCGTGCACTCGCAGCGGGTGCTGCTCGCCCTGACGCAGAACGGGGTCAGCCGCGAGGATGCCTATCGCCTGGTGCAGCGCAACGCGATGAAGGTGTGGGAATCGGACGGCCAGCTGTCGCTGCTCGATCTGCTCAAGGCCGATCCGGAAGTGACCGCGGCGCTGACCGAAAGCCAGCTCGAAGAAAAATTCGACCTCGAATACCACTTCAAGGAAGTCGACACGATTTTCGACCGGGTCTTCGGCAAATAA
- a CDS encoding LapA family protein — MQIVRTVVWVLILVVVLLFTLGNWDQQVTVRIWQNLVWDTRLPAVVIVSFLLGMLPMWLILRGTSWRLNRRIGHLEQATRTVHGHTADAGATATGATASAAATTGEPLDDTDAAPAPTPHPDGPRPLDPPRSVTNDKLKPE; from the coding sequence ATGCAGATCGTCCGCACGGTCGTCTGGGTTCTGATACTCGTAGTGGTGCTGTTGTTCACGCTGGGCAACTGGGACCAGCAGGTCACTGTCCGCATCTGGCAGAACCTGGTGTGGGATACGCGCCTGCCGGCCGTCGTGATCGTTTCCTTCCTGCTCGGCATGCTGCCCATGTGGCTCATTCTGCGCGGCACGAGCTGGCGCCTCAATCGCCGGATCGGCCATCTCGAACAGGCCACCCGCACCGTCCACGGCCATACTGCGGACGCCGGCGCCACTGCGACCGGAGCCACCGCGTCCGCCGCGGCCACTACCGGCGAACCGCTCGATGACACTGATGCCGCGCCCGCCCCGACCCCGCATCCCGACGGTCCGCGTCCGCTCGACCCGCCGCGCTCGGTGACCAACGACAAGCTCAAGCCCGAATGA
- the pyrF gene encoding orotidine-5'-phosphate decarboxylase: protein MSNPVFLAVDVPQLDAAKALAQMVKGHVGGLKLGLEFFCAHGSHGVHEVAHASGLPIFLDLKLHDIPNTVAGAMQAIHVLEPAIVTVHAGGGRAMMEDAKAAAGEHTKVVAVTLLTSLDERDLERTGVTGTPHDHVMRLADLAQDAGLDGIVCSGHEVKSVHKRWKDGFFVVPGLRPEGSAAGDQKRVVTPRQARDDGASVLVIGRPISRADDPAQAARAIEATL from the coding sequence ATGAGCAATCCCGTCTTCCTCGCCGTCGACGTGCCGCAGCTCGATGCGGCAAAGGCGCTGGCCCAGATGGTCAAGGGCCATGTCGGCGGCCTGAAGCTGGGTCTGGAATTCTTCTGCGCGCACGGATCGCACGGTGTCCACGAAGTCGCCCACGCCAGCGGGCTGCCGATTTTCCTCGACCTCAAGCTGCACGACATCCCCAATACCGTCGCCGGGGCGATGCAGGCGATCCACGTCCTCGAACCGGCGATCGTCACCGTACATGCGGGCGGCGGACGCGCGATGATGGAAGACGCCAAGGCAGCCGCCGGCGAGCACACGAAGGTCGTCGCAGTCACCTTGCTGACCAGCCTCGACGAGCGCGATCTGGAGCGCACCGGGGTTACGGGCACACCACACGATCACGTGATGCGGCTTGCCGATCTGGCCCAGGATGCCGGGCTCGACGGCATCGTGTGCTCGGGTCATGAAGTGAAAAGCGTCCACAAGCGCTGGAAGGACGGCTTCTTCGTCGTACCCGGCCTGCGTCCCGAAGGGAGCGCCGCAGGTGACCAGAAACGCGTGGTGACGCCGCGCCAGGCGCGCGACGACGGGGCGAGTGTGCTGGTCATCGGACGCCCGATCAGCCGGGCCGACGATCCGGCCCAGGCCGCCCGCGCGATCGAGGCGACGCTCTAG
- a CDS encoding SIMPL domain-containing protein — MKLLAPLLVAGAALALPLAPAAAQTVQPDMAIAPGHSLLTVSGEGRSYKEPDMAVFTAGVTSQGRTAAEALASNARSMEQVIAALKRAGIAERDIQTSNLSINPVYRDPNREAAMAARAGQPYVAPAPEDQIPTIIGYQANNSVSVRQRKLGDYGKVIDTLAAAGANQINGPNFQLDEPGPALDDARKQAVAEARDRAQLYANALGLRIVRVVSLNESGGYYAPQPRMFGESAMRAPPAPPPPPSAVLPGEMQMTASVTIQYELAP; from the coding sequence ATGAAGTTACTCGCACCCTTGCTCGTTGCCGGCGCTGCACTCGCCTTGCCGCTCGCGCCGGCGGCAGCGCAAACAGTCCAGCCCGACATGGCCATCGCGCCGGGCCACAGCCTGTTGACCGTGAGCGGCGAAGGCCGTTCGTACAAGGAACCGGACATGGCCGTCTTCACCGCCGGCGTTACGTCGCAAGGTCGCACTGCGGCCGAAGCGCTGGCGTCCAATGCCCGGTCGATGGAACAGGTCATCGCCGCGCTGAAACGCGCCGGGATCGCCGAGCGCGACATCCAGACCAGCAATCTTTCGATCAATCCGGTCTATCGCGATCCGAATCGCGAGGCGGCGATGGCCGCGCGCGCCGGGCAGCCCTATGTCGCGCCCGCACCCGAAGACCAGATCCCCACCATCATCGGCTACCAGGCGAACAATTCCGTCTCCGTTCGCCAGCGCAAGCTCGGCGATTACGGCAAGGTGATCGACACCCTCGCCGCCGCAGGAGCGAACCAGATCAACGGCCCGAATTTCCAGCTCGACGAGCCCGGCCCGGCGCTCGACGATGCGCGCAAGCAAGCCGTCGCCGAAGCGCGCGACCGCGCGCAACTCTACGCCAATGCACTGGGGCTGAGGATCGTGCGGGTCGTCTCGCTCAACGAAAGCGGCGGCTACTATGCGCCCCAGCCGCGCATGTTCGGCGAGAGCGCGATGCGCGCCCCGCCCGCGCCGCCTCCGCCGCCTTCCGCGGTCCTGCCCGGCGAGATGCAGATGACCGCCAGCGTGACCATCCAGTACGAGCTCGCCCCGTAA
- a CDS encoding phosphoribosylanthranilate isomerase translates to MAGPHIKICGVSSPAALDATIAARASHVGFNFYPPSPRYASPLDVAALAARAAGRITRVGVFVDADDDFLAEHLGAGNLDAIQLHGSETPARTAQVKARFGLPVWKVIAVTTAEDIARAQAYQGAADFILFDAKTPKGALPGGMGLAFDWSLLAAYRGALPWGLAGGLSPANVAEAVDRTGAPLVDTSSGVESAPGVKDVDLIAAFCKAAGR, encoded by the coding sequence ATGGCCGGACCTCACATCAAGATCTGCGGCGTTTCGTCGCCTGCCGCGCTCGATGCGACGATCGCCGCGCGCGCGAGCCATGTCGGCTTCAATTTCTACCCGCCCTCGCCCCGCTACGCCTCGCCCCTCGACGTGGCCGCACTGGCTGCGCGTGCCGCGGGCCGGATCACGCGGGTCGGTGTGTTCGTGGACGCCGACGACGATTTCCTCGCCGAGCATCTCGGCGCCGGCAATCTCGATGCAATCCAGCTTCACGGCAGCGAGACGCCTGCGCGTACGGCACAGGTGAAGGCACGCTTCGGTCTGCCGGTGTGGAAAGTCATCGCCGTGACGACTGCCGAGGACATCGCCAGGGCGCAGGCCTACCAGGGGGCAGCCGATTTCATCCTGTTCGATGCGAAGACCCCCAAGGGCGCGCTGCCGGGCGGCATGGGCCTCGCCTTCGACTGGTCGCTGCTCGCGGCCTATCGCGGTGCGCTGCCCTGGGGCCTTGCGGGAGGGCTATCCCCCGCCAACGTCGCCGAAGCCGTGGACCGGACCGGTGCGCCGCTGGTCGACACATCGAGCGGCGTCGAGAGCGCGCCGGGGGTCAAGGATGTGGACTTGATCGCCGCCTTCTGCAAAGCGGCTGGCCGATGA
- the trpB gene encoding tryptophan synthase subunit beta, with amino-acid sequence MTEQNNSFRQMPDERGHFGDYGGRYVAETLMPLVLDLEREYRAAQADPAFQAQFDDLLEHYVGRPSPLYFAERLTEALGGAQVWFKRDELNHTGAHKINNCIGQILLAIRMGKTRIIAETGAGQHGVATATVCARFGLPCVVYMGAEDIRRQQPNVFRMKLLGAEVVPVTSGRGTLKDAMNEGLRDWVANVHDTFYIIGTAAGPHPYPELVRDFQSVIGKEARQQMQDRIGRLPDLLVAAIGGGSNALGLFHPFLDDADVKMLGVEAAGYGLDGDQHAASLLGGFPGVLHGNKTYLLQDEDGQITEGHSISAGLDYPGIGPEHAWLKDTGRVEYTAVTDDEALDAFQLLCRTEGIIPALEPSHAIAAVAKVAKTMDRDRIILANLCGRGDKDIFTVAEKLGVEM; translated from the coding sequence ATGACAGAGCAGAACAATTCTTTCCGCCAGATGCCCGATGAACGCGGCCATTTCGGCGATTACGGCGGGCGCTATGTGGCGGAAACGCTGATGCCGCTCGTGCTCGACCTCGAGCGTGAATATCGCGCGGCGCAGGCCGATCCCGCCTTCCAGGCGCAATTCGACGATTTGCTGGAGCATTACGTCGGTCGCCCCTCCCCGCTCTATTTCGCCGAGCGGCTGACCGAGGCACTCGGCGGCGCGCAGGTCTGGTTCAAGCGCGACGAGCTCAATCACACCGGCGCGCACAAGATCAACAATTGCATCGGACAGATCCTGCTCGCGATCCGGATGGGCAAGACGCGCATCATCGCGGAAACCGGCGCGGGCCAGCACGGGGTCGCCACGGCGACCGTCTGCGCACGCTTCGGCCTGCCTTGCGTCGTCTACATGGGCGCAGAAGACATCCGCCGCCAGCAACCTAACGTTTTTCGCATGAAGCTGCTCGGTGCAGAGGTCGTGCCGGTCACCAGCGGGCGCGGCACGCTGAAGGACGCGATGAACGAAGGGCTGCGCGACTGGGTCGCGAATGTCCACGACACTTTTTACATCATCGGCACCGCTGCTGGCCCGCATCCGTATCCGGAGCTCGTCCGCGACTTCCAGAGCGTGATCGGCAAGGAAGCGCGCCAACAGATGCAGGACCGCATTGGCCGCCTGCCCGATTTGCTGGTGGCAGCCATCGGCGGCGGCTCCAACGCGCTCGGCCTATTCCACCCCTTCCTCGACGACGCGGATGTCAAAATGCTCGGGGTCGAGGCGGCCGGCTACGGCCTTGACGGCGACCAGCACGCAGCGAGCCTGCTCGGCGGGTTCCCGGGCGTGCTCCACGGCAACAAGACCTACCTGCTGCAGGACGAGGATGGCCAAATCACCGAAGGCCACTCGATCAGCGCGGGGCTCGACTATCCCGGTATCGGGCCGGAACACGCCTGGCTGAAAGATACGGGCCGCGTCGAATATACCGCCGTCACCGACGACGAGGCGCTCGACGCCTTCCAGCTGCTGTGCCGGACCGAGGGTATCATCCCGGCGCTCGAACCCAGCCACGCCATCGCTGCCGTGGCCAAGGTCGCCAAGACCATGGACCGCGACCGGATCATCCTCGCCAACCTCTGCGGCCGCGGGGACAAGGACATTTTCACTGTGGCGGAGAAGCTGGGAGTGGAGATGTGA
- the trpA gene encoding tryptophan synthase subunit alpha — MTRLSDAFAKPHAALVCFITAGDGDTAANLDALVEGGADVIELGMPFTDPMADGPAIQEANLRSFGKGTTTADVFAIASAFRSRHPDVPLVLMGYANPMIRRGPEWFASSAKDAGVDGVICVDIPPEEDDALGPALRANGIAPIRLATPTTDAKRLPQVLENSSGFLYYVAVAGITGMQQAAIESIEANVSRIKRSTEIPVAVGFGVRTPEQAAEIAQVADGVVVGSALVELVGKHGVDAPARLRELTASLAKAVHSAAKAAA; from the coding sequence ATGACCCGCCTCTCCGACGCCTTCGCCAAGCCCCACGCCGCGCTCGTCTGCTTCATCACCGCAGGCGACGGCGACACTGCCGCCAATCTCGACGCACTGGTCGAGGGCGGCGCGGATGTGATCGAGCTTGGCATGCCCTTCACCGATCCGATGGCCGATGGTCCGGCGATCCAGGAAGCGAACCTGCGCAGCTTCGGCAAGGGTACGACCACCGCCGATGTTTTTGCGATCGCCAGCGCATTCCGGTCACGCCATCCGGATGTGCCGCTGGTGCTGATGGGCTATGCCAACCCGATGATCCGGCGCGGGCCGGAATGGTTCGCCAGTTCGGCGAAGGACGCAGGCGTCGACGGCGTGATCTGCGTCGACATTCCGCCGGAGGAGGACGACGCGCTCGGCCCGGCCCTGCGCGCCAATGGCATCGCCCCGATCCGCCTCGCCACGCCGACCACCGATGCGAAGCGCCTGCCGCAGGTGCTCGAGAATTCGTCCGGCTTCCTCTACTACGTCGCGGTGGCCGGCATAACCGGGATGCAGCAGGCGGCGATCGAATCGATCGAGGCAAATGTCAGCCGTATCAAGCGATCGACCGAGATACCCGTCGCGGTGGGATTCGGTGTAAGAACACCCGAACAAGCCGCTGAAATCGCCCAAGTCGCGGACGGCGTCGTCGTCGGCTCCGCACTGGTCGAACTGGTCGGCAAACATGGCGTCGATGCCCCCGCCCGCTTGCGCGAACTGACGGCAAGTCTTGCCAAGGCCGTGCATTCCGCCGCAAAGGCAGCCGCATGA
- the accD gene encoding acetyl-CoA carboxylase, carboxyltransferase subunit beta, with protein sequence MNWLTRVRNSISWLPKRSTDKDLWVKCPGCQEMIFAKEYEENCYVCPRCEHHGRIGADERLAMLLDEGFEMLAQPEVKEDPLKFKDSKKYTDRLKQARAKSPHADAFSVGSGTIDGHPAVVGVQDFGFMGGSMGMAVGTAFCQGAERALSRKCPYVVVTAAGGARMQEGILSLMQMPKATVMTRRLKEAGLPYIVVLSDPTTGGVTASYAMLGDIHIAEPNALIGFAGQRVIQDTIREQLPEGFQRSEYLYKHGMVDMVVHRHDLKTRLASVLDYLAPKKAA encoded by the coding sequence ATGAACTGGCTCACTCGCGTACGCAATTCTATCTCCTGGCTGCCCAAGCGCAGCACCGACAAGGACTTGTGGGTGAAATGCCCCGGCTGCCAGGAAATGATCTTCGCCAAGGAATATGAGGAAAACTGCTACGTCTGCCCGCGCTGCGAGCACCATGGCCGCATCGGCGCGGACGAGCGGCTGGCGATGCTGCTCGACGAAGGGTTCGAGATGCTCGCGCAGCCAGAGGTCAAGGAAGACCCGCTCAAGTTCAAGGATTCGAAGAAGTACACCGACCGGCTCAAGCAGGCGCGCGCCAAGAGCCCCCACGCCGATGCCTTCAGCGTCGGCAGCGGAACGATCGACGGTCATCCGGCGGTGGTCGGCGTGCAGGATTTCGGCTTCATGGGTGGCAGCATGGGCATGGCGGTGGGTACGGCCTTCTGCCAGGGCGCCGAGCGCGCGCTGAGCCGCAAATGCCCCTACGTGGTGGTGACTGCCGCTGGCGGAGCGCGTATGCAGGAAGGCATCCTCAGCCTGATGCAGATGCCCAAGGCGACCGTGATGACCCGGCGCCTGAAGGAAGCCGGCCTGCCCTACATCGTCGTGCTCAGCGATCCCACGACGGGCGGCGTGACCGCGAGCTACGCCATGCTCGGCGACATCCACATCGCCGAGCCTAACGCCCTGATCGGCTTCGCCGGCCAGCGGGTGATCCAGGATACGATTCGCGAGCAATTGCCCGAAGGCTTCCAGCGCTCCGAGTATCTCTACAAGCACGGCATGGTCGACATGGTGGTCCACCGGCATGACCTGAAGACCCGGCTGGCGAGCGTGCTGGACTACCTCGCGCCCAAGAAGGCTGCCTGA
- a CDS encoding bifunctional folylpolyglutamate synthase/dihydrofolate synthase encodes MRDFARSESPAVQAQLDRLAQLSVPDGRLGLGTIRALLSRLGNPHEQLPHVFHVAGTNGKGSTCAFLRAMLEAEGYKVHVTTSPHLVRYNERIRVAGELISDERLAELLAEILDVADGLNPSFFEVTIAAAFTEFARVPADACVVEVGLGGRFDATNVIEHPAACGIATLGMDHERFLLAPEEGTPTDPLSRIAFEKAGITKPGCSLVTLSYPEGPTLEIERAAMAAGAPLAMRGREWHSSVDVAGLHYADRHGELVLPLPAMPGAHQADNAALAVAMLRHQDFVSVSAEAIAEGIRSARWPARMQRLAPGPLTGDRIIWLDGGHNPDAGAMIARHFAGERLHLVIGMIEAKNPQALIAPLADSIGSITVVPVPGHEWHPAIAFGPDARSADDVPTALAALPDDGLPVLVSGSLYLAGEVLRLNDELPD; translated from the coding sequence ATGCGGGATTTCGCCCGCTCCGAAAGCCCCGCAGTCCAGGCCCAGCTCGACCGGCTGGCGCAGCTGAGCGTGCCCGACGGCAGGCTCGGGCTGGGTACCATCCGCGCTCTGCTTAGCCGGCTCGGCAATCCGCACGAGCAGTTGCCGCACGTGTTCCACGTCGCGGGGACCAACGGCAAGGGATCGACCTGTGCTTTCCTGCGAGCCATGCTGGAGGCGGAAGGATACAAGGTTCACGTCACCACCAGCCCGCACCTGGTGCGCTACAACGAGCGCATCCGCGTGGCGGGCGAGCTTATCTCGGACGAGCGACTGGCCGAATTGCTGGCAGAGATTCTCGATGTTGCCGACGGCCTCAACCCCAGCTTCTTCGAAGTCACCATTGCCGCTGCTTTCACCGAGTTCGCCCGCGTCCCGGCGGATGCCTGCGTGGTGGAGGTGGGACTCGGTGGCCGGTTCGATGCGACGAACGTGATCGAACATCCTGCGGCCTGCGGAATTGCCACGCTCGGCATGGACCACGAACGGTTCCTGCTCGCCCCCGAGGAAGGCACGCCGACCGATCCGCTGAGCCGCATCGCGTTCGAGAAAGCGGGCATCACCAAGCCCGGCTGCTCGCTGGTCACGCTGTCCTATCCCGAAGGCCCGACGCTGGAGATCGAACGAGCGGCAATGGCCGCTGGCGCGCCACTGGCGATGCGCGGGCGCGAATGGCATTCGAGCGTCGATGTCGCTGGCCTCCACTATGCCGACCGCCACGGCGAACTGGTCCTGCCCCTGCCCGCCATGCCCGGAGCGCACCAGGCCGACAACGCTGCGCTGGCGGTAGCCATGCTGCGCCATCAGGACTTCGTGTCCGTGTCCGCAGAAGCGATCGCCGAAGGCATCCGCTCCGCCCGCTGGCCAGCGCGGATGCAGCGCCTCGCGCCTGGGCCTTTGACCGGGGACAGGATCATCTGGCTCGACGGTGGACACAATCCCGATGCCGGCGCGATGATCGCGCGCCATTTCGCTGGCGAGCGGCTGCACCTCGTCATCGGCATGATCGAGGCGAAAAACCCGCAGGCACTGATCGCACCACTTGCCGACAGCATCGGCAGCATCACGGTCGTACCCGTGCCCGGACACGAGTGGCATCCCGCAATCGCTTTCGGACCGGACGCGAGATCGGCGGACGATGTGCCGACGGCGCTGGCAGCACTGCCGGATGATGGCCTGCCGGTGCTGGTTTCGGGCTCGCTCTACCTCGCGGGCGAAGTCCTGCGGCTCAACGACGAGCTGCCCGACTAG
- a CDS encoding AmpG family muropeptide MFS transporter, with amino-acid sequence MAEVAAAKKQSAWRVLGMALSNRKTGFMLLFGFASGLPFALFLGTLFAWLTEAEVDLETMGVFSLIGLAYAFQFLWSPLIDKVDLPLLRRLGRRKQWIVPMQVLLGSFLVTMSLLDPKSQLGMFSLLAGIGAFASATQDIAINAWRIDVADERATIDILSTIYQMGYRLSSLVGGALGLIIAARIGWPETYAMMGAILLFVGFVGLWAPNAEGVAENSQGDEQVRALRLAGELEPAIRSRALVAVGLLWAAAIGVVLVFMILSLTSAPEDRPNPTEFTVNWGPWIIVATIILPALIAGWLAGQKKQGKHLLSHDAPPASGGSYAMDHLYRALVLPLVEFVGRMGWSLVLILAVVLTYRICDAIWGTFAYPFYLGELQYTNDDVAFASKFFGVGAIIAGLALGGLMLTTIGRMATLLIGGILAALTNLLYADMAVGGANMAAFSKAIGFTYLIEQVPGIGDADLAKLTITIAFENLAIGIAGAAYIAWLSSIVSKKFSAVQYALLSSLTLLIGTLGRGALGEMIENQGYYDVFVLTTWIGLGAAVLVCVEWYRESRSRNSGVVQPDIAEVDHDVAAGS; translated from the coding sequence ATGGCAGAGGTCGCAGCCGCTAAGAAGCAATCCGCTTGGCGGGTGCTCGGTATGGCGCTGAGCAATCGCAAGACAGGCTTCATGCTGCTGTTCGGCTTTGCCAGCGGGCTGCCTTTCGCGCTGTTCCTCGGCACGCTTTTCGCCTGGCTGACCGAGGCGGAAGTCGATCTGGAGACGATGGGCGTGTTCAGCCTCATCGGCCTTGCCTATGCCTTCCAGTTCCTGTGGTCGCCGCTGATCGACAAGGTCGATCTGCCGCTGTTGCGCCGGCTGGGTCGCCGCAAGCAGTGGATCGTCCCGATGCAGGTGCTGCTCGGCAGCTTCCTCGTCACCATGAGCCTGCTCGATCCCAAGTCGCAACTCGGCATGTTCAGCCTGCTCGCCGGGATCGGCGCCTTCGCCAGCGCGACCCAGGACATCGCGATCAATGCCTGGCGCATCGACGTGGCAGACGAACGGGCGACGATCGATATTCTCTCGACGATCTACCAGATGGGTTATCGCCTCTCCTCGCTCGTGGGCGGCGCGCTCGGCCTGATCATCGCGGCGCGGATCGGCTGGCCGGAAACCTACGCCATGATGGGCGCGATCCTGCTGTTCGTCGGTTTCGTCGGCTTGTGGGCCCCCAATGCTGAGGGCGTGGCCGAGAATAGCCAGGGCGACGAGCAAGTCCGCGCGCTGCGCCTCGCGGGCGAACTCGAGCCGGCCATTCGCAGCCGTGCGCTCGTCGCGGTCGGCCTCCTCTGGGCGGCAGCGATCGGCGTCGTGCTGGTATTCATGATCCTGTCGCTGACCAGTGCGCCGGAAGACCGGCCCAACCCGACCGAGTTCACGGTCAACTGGGGCCCGTGGATCATCGTCGCCACGATCATCCTCCCCGCGCTCATCGCCGGCTGGCTCGCCGGACAGAAGAAACAGGGCAAGCATCTGCTCAGCCATGATGCGCCGCCCGCCAGCGGCGGCTCCTACGCGATGGACCATCTCTATCGCGCGCTCGTCCTGCCGCTGGTCGAGTTCGTCGGCCGCATGGGCTGGAGCCTGGTGCTGATCCTCGCCGTGGTGCTGACCTACCGCATCTGCGACGCGATCTGGGGTACCTTCGCCTATCCGTTCTACCTCGGCGAGCTGCAGTACACGAACGACGATGTTGCGTTCGCGTCCAAGTTCTTCGGGGTCGGCGCGATCATCGCGGGGCTCGCGCTGGGCGGACTGATGCTCACCACTATCGGACGGATGGCAACGCTGCTGATCGGCGGGATTCTCGCCGCGCTCACGAACCTGCTCTATGCCGACATGGCGGTGGGCGGAGCCAATATGGCGGCATTCAGCAAGGCGATCGGCTTCACCTACCTGATCGAGCAGGTGCCCGGGATCGGTGATGCCGACCTTGCCAAGCTGACCATCACCATCGCGTTCGAGAACCTCGCCATCGGCATCGCGGGTGCGGCCTACATCGCCTGGCTGTCGTCCATCGTGTCGAAGAAGTTCAGTGCCGTGCAATACGCACTGCTGTCATCGCTCACCTTGCTGATCGGCACGCTGGGGCGCGGAGCGCTGGGCGAGATGATCGAGAACCAGGGCTATTACGACGTTTTCGTCCTGACGACCTGGATCGGGCTGGGCGCAGCGGTGCTGGTCTGCGTCGAATGGTATCGCGAGAGCCGATCGCGCAATTCCGGAGTGGTCCAGCCGGACATCGCCGAAGTCGATCACGACGTCGCCGCGGGAAGCTAG